The following proteins are co-located in the Triticum aestivum cultivar Chinese Spring chromosome 1A, IWGSC CS RefSeq v2.1, whole genome shotgun sequence genome:
- the LOC123068144 gene encoding pentatricopeptide repeat-containing protein At5g56310, whose product MAASPLLRGGGGAGAVVRGRGHVSLSLLADRCSTLRGLTVVHAAMLVSGRIANDAFAASRLLDAYASLSPPAAVLCLLSSLPYAPNSFMLNTSLRALASSPDPASALAFFSHLRHSAGSPYSPGRHTFPFLLKASARLALPVSTQIHALIVKHGLDHDTYVANGLVRAYSVAGLIGVARKVFDELPERSVVVYTTMVSGYAQNGRYQDAMGAFDEMLNEGFEPGAVVLASVLSACARSESGGLVMGRRVHDIMERRGMAAPVGVILGTALVDMYGKNGAIEEAVAVFKGMPERHTATWNALISALAHHGHGKDALAMFEQMRQEGVPPNATTLVGVLSAYCHTGLLDEARRVFASMEDFGVTPSIQHYGCMVDLLGRSGLLLEAEEMIRGMTCKADTMIWGALLTACKSHGDIDIAERAVQEMLKLDPNNHGVYVVLSNIYADAGRWQDVDKLRKVMKDARLSKIPGSSAVAGCSAG is encoded by the coding sequence ATGGCCGCGTCACCTCtcctccgcggcggcggcggcgccggcgccgtaGTCCGTGGCCGCGGCCACGTCAGCCTGTCCCTCCTGGCGGACCGCTGCTCCACCCTCcgcggcctcaccgtcgtccacgcGGCCATGCTCGTCTCCGGCCGCATCGCCAACGACGCCTTCGCGGCTTCCCGCCTCCTGGACGCCTACGCCTCGCTCTCCCCTCCGGCCGCCGTGCTCtgtctcctctcctccctcccttacGCCCCCAACTCATTCATGCTCAACACCTCCCTCCGCGCCCTCGCctcctcccccgaccccgcctccgccctcgccttctTCTCCCACCTCCGCCACTCCGCCGGCTCCCCCTACTCCCCCGGCAGGCACACCTTCCCCTTCCTCCTCAAGGCCTCCGCTCGCCTCGCTCTTCCTGTCTCCACGCAGATCCACGCGCTCATCGTCAAGCACGGGCTCGACCATGACACCTACGTTGCCAACGGCCTTGTCCGCGCGTACTCGGTGGCTGGACTCATTGGTGTCGCGCGGAAGGTGTTTGATGAATTGCCCGAGCGAAGCGTGGTGGTGTATACCACCATGGTCTCTGGCTATGCGCAGAATGGGCGGTACCAGGACGCCATGGGAGCCTTTGATGAGATGCTCAATGAGGGGTTCGAGCCTGGTGCAGTGGTGCTTGCATCGGTGCTGTCGGCCTGCGCACGGTCAGAGTCTGGTGGGCTCGTGATGGGGCGGCGTGTGCATGATATCATGGAGAGGAGGGGGATGGCGGCGCCTGTGGGGGTGATCCTTGGCACAGCATTAGTCGACATGTATGGAAAGAATGGGGCGATCGAGGAGGCTGTAGCGGTGTTTAAGGGGATGCCGGAGCGGCATACAGCTACGTGGAACGCCCTGATCTCAGCGTTGGCGCACCATGGGCATGGCAAGGATGCGCTGGCGATGTTCGAGCAGATGCGCCAGGAGGGTGTGCCGCCGAATGCAACCACACTTGTCGGGGTTCTGTCAGCATACTGCCACACAGGGCTGCTCGACGAGGCCCGCAGAGTGTTCGCATCTATGGAGGACTTTGGGGTGACTCCGAGCATCCAACACTATGGGTGCATGGTTGACCTCCTCGGCCGGAGTGGACTTCTATTGGAGGCAGAAGAGATGATACGTGGGATGACATGCAAGGCTGATACTATGATCTGGGGGGCTTTGCTTACAGCCTGCAAGAGCCACGGCGACATTGATATCGCGGAACGGGCTGTGCAAGAGATGCTGAAACTGGACCCCAACAACCATGGCGTGTATGTGGTGCTGTCCAACATATATGCAGATGCTGGGAGGTGGCAGGACGTGGATAAACTTAGGAAAGTGATGAAGGATGCACGGTTGTCAAAGATCCCCGGGTCGAGCGCTGTTGCTGGCTGCAGTGCCGGCTGA